A window of the Salvelinus sp. IW2-2015 linkage group LG37, ASM291031v2, whole genome shotgun sequence genome harbors these coding sequences:
- the LOC111960043 gene encoding cerebellin-1 has translation MGGLTLTLLLLCLSGTLSEDAGEDNLNDIMVQIQPEQGQNIENEYKAHNQQVETAATTTTQSGCEPTIHTVMRELGAMEERLGATVRSLEGMRNRLEASESQVRSLNATVNELKRFNEDRPQVAFSATLGISGTIGPVSNEITLVFQRVLSNVGNAYNPTTGIFTAPVRGLYHFTFTAFDWGGSTMTGASLRRNGQIMVSVYDEKEGGSSESSSNSATFLLQVGEQVYVALWRDGRRISDNGYHYSSFNGFLLFPI, from the exons ATGGGGGGACTGACTCTgaccctgctgctgctgtgtctgtctgggactctcagtgaagatgctggagaagacAACCTGAATGACATCATGGTACAGATTCAGCCTGAACAGGGACAGAACATAGAGAATGAATACAAGGCTCACAACCAACAGGTAGAGACTGCAGCCACTACAACAACCCAATCAGGATGTGAGCCTACCATCCACACTGTGATGAGAGAACTGGGGGCAATGGAGGAGAGACTGGGAGCAACCGTTAGGTCATTGGAAGGCATGAGAAACAggctggaagccagtgagagccAGGTGAGGTCGTTAAACGCCACAGTGAATGAACTGAAGAGATTCAATGAAG ACAGGCCCCAGGTGGCATTCTCAGCTACTTTAGGAATTTCTGGAACCATTGGACCTGTCAGCAATGAAATCACTCTGGTCTTCCAGCGTGTTCTATCAAACGTTGGAAATGCCTACAATCCAACCACAG GCATCTTTACAGCACCAGTGAGAGGACTCTACCATTTCACCTTCACAGCTTTCGACTGGGGAGGGAGTACAATGACAGGGGCAAGCTTACGTCGTAATGGACAGATAATGGTCTCTGTGTATGATGAGAAAGAAGGGGGTTCCTCTGAGTCGTCATCCAATAGCGCAACCTTCCTGCTACAAGTGGGAGAGCAGGTGTATGTTGCTCTCTGGAGAGATGGACGTCGGATATCTGACAATGGATATCACTACTCCTCATTTAACGGTTTCCTGCTCTTTCCCATATGA
- the LOC111960136 gene encoding protein mono-ADP-ribosyltransferase PARP14 translates to MEVYKYPVFFEVHSLDPAQKEKIEKYFQVRRKSGGGDCGPIHNVGDNVYKIAFIDQAVQERVLQNPNHVLEMPGGPLSLTLRGSLETPPTTTSPVSSQSHQSLPFHPSLPVQTSPPGFLEHELHLDSYLLRYLKESPGAGRDLQQQLSSLGCSVHLYPEDGRAVVRGSGQAGSCGDGVGVGPWKAQVERLFKHLQDRYKCHYEVDPRKLQTLLQSSTLGSEDVRVYCEAGEGFAVVVGEGPEVQAKLKELEFFQGQGLSSGKQEKISTTCRLGQAKLRLLEDVIEKDLGEAVPGVRVTRSDSSQLVLEGSASEVRTARQLVTDKISLVLERVVPEMSPHLLSFLRDEYGRPGNLSSLLGLGLHVEVELGDTELRLFSLSSGKLDQAEKDLLGEFGEEKIDVPNCGTLPSVLKSKLEKKVKEMNQSRRRVVARYGPGCRVQLLGHVKEVQELREEIGAFLIDQSSVEETVCLPYPEIADHLPELLERIGVEHTGVTLYPSASAIHPTVVLCGPSVRVAQVRDRLGPALASLVHQTVTIDRPGALRYFQGLGREYLGVVGRSQHCLIQLHNHGGVAGEASAGPGLEEMVTATSYRLQRGLQVVVRQGDITKERANALVNAANEDLDHAGGVAAALSSAGGPEVQQASRDLVRQIGRVPTGTVVQTTGGKLPCKMLLHAVGPVGGSVGGNERPLLEKTVKAALDLAETLELETLAMPCISSGIFGVPLKVCSEAIVSAVRDFGREQHILTKVTLIDVSGEAVRAMQEACDRLLQGKREFPGWEVESSPTTTTTHAPQRDTTAASARGTAAPEVCVQVEIIQGTIEKQEVDALVSPMVGSDPLSSRVGNVLSEAAGPGLMTAFLRELGGRTAPGDNVLVEGLSGLSSGRVFFLSCAHWDNNLHGPAVQALRQGVRRVLASCEIRGFCSVAFPVVGTGVVLQFPHNVVTQVLLEEVRRYEQNRASRTPFLVRIVVHPNDRDSTKAFQTSQSALHVRGFVMDASPDQTSFYRHVSTTQDEVSATLGSVKLQLVFGDIIRETTDVIVNTTDFSANHSGVSKAILTAAGSTVQAELAQVGVPGDLMCTTGPGALGCKEIVHVSFKCDTQRISKVCGKILKQCERKGYRSAAFPAVNTGAARADSGSVCKAMLDGMASSVRDLSSNILSVIRIVVLQRPVFQAFKSELESRLGAIAPIPTLKERAQQILKKKLRIGFSSPSHGSLPPPHALPGLTITPWRPPPVVLSVVGRGADAIRGARRELEAILQNQLTQRDVKGEDLCMLGEVELQAVQKNAKVLGVSLELGRVQRAGGVEAGAGAAAGEGFYVLQGLKEDVLSVREVLDSALSGALRRELQERNEALMALSVQWSMCRHGDVWEELGMHDNYHLEQAHLRGDVSAELEVPDGSKVRVNLKNNMATDWRTGCTYKMKREESAKLPSYWDDMAAGETRKRVLLLPTSSEYQAVAQGFQSTTATQVTIHKIERVQNVFLWQAYTLCEQRIRAKNGAAEVGVRKLYHGTAATTCDAIESNGFDRSYANITAHGVGVYFAVDASYSTNPRYTPPDGSGHRRMYVARVLTGRYTLGDRSMKFTPRRSPTDSADCYDSLVDNLQRPSMFVIFHDDQAYPEYLITFI, encoded by the exons TCCAGGAGAGGGTACTTCAGAATCCTAATCATGTGTTGGAGATGCCTGGAggacctctctccctcactctgagAGGCAGCCTGGAGACTCCACCCACAACAACCTCCCCAGTCAGCAGTCAG AGTCACCAGTCCCTCccattccatccctccctccctgtccagaCATCGCCACCTGGTTTCCTAGAGCATGAACTCCATCTAGACTCCTACCTCCTGAGATACCTGAAGGAGAGCCCTGGGGCTGGAAGAGACCTGCAGCAGCAGCTGTCCTCTCTGGGCTGCTCTGTCCACCTCTACCCAGAGGATGGGAGGGCAGTGGTCAGAGGCTCAGGCCAAGCTGGGTCATGTGGAGATGGGGTTGGGGTGGGACCATGGAAGGCACAGGTAGAGAGACTGTTCAAACATCTCCAGGATCGGTACAAATGCCACTATGAGGTAGACCCACGTAAGCTCCAGACTCTGCTGCAGAGCAGTACCCTGGGTTCGGAGGATGTGAGGGTTTACTGCGAGGCAGGGGAAGGGTTTGCGGTGGTGGTTGGGGAGGGGCCCGAGGTCCAGGCCAAGCTGAAGGAGCTGGAGTTCTTCCAGGGTCAGGGTCTGAGCTCCGGGAAGCAGGAGAAGATCAGCACCACCTGTCGTCTGGGACAGGCCAAGCTCCGGCTTCTAGAGGATGTTATAGAGAAGGATCTAGGTGAGGCTGTTCCAGGGGTGAGGGTGACGCGCAGTGACTCATCTCAGCTGGTGCTGGAGGGTTCAGCAAGTGAAGTCCGGACAGCCAGACAGTTAGTTACAGATAAGATCTCTCTGGTGCTCGAGCGGGTGGTGCCTGAGATGTCCCCCCACCTCCTGTCCTTCCTGAGGGATGAGTATGGGAGGCCTGGAAACCTGAGCAGTCTGCTGGGGTTGGGACTCCATGTGGAGGTAGAGTTGGGGGATACAGAGCTCcgtctgttctccctctcctctgggaAACTGGATCAGGCTGAGAAGGATCTGCTGGGGGAGTTTGGGGAGGAGAAGATCGATGTTCCCAACTGTGGCACCCTGCCATCTGTACTGAAATCCAAGCTTGAGAAGAAGGTCAAGGAGATGAACCAGAGCAGACGCAGGGTGGTAGCCAGGTATGGTCCTGGGTGTAGAGTGCAGCTGCTGGGCCACGTGAAGGAGGTTCAGGAGCTGAGGGAGGAGATCGGGGCCTTTCTGATAGACCAGTCCAGTGTGGAGGAGACAGTGTGTCTCCCTTACCCGGAGATTGCTGACCACCTACCAGAACTGCTGGAGAGGATTGGTGTGGAACACACTGGGGTGACCCTCTACCCTTCAGCCTCAGCCATCCACCCCACTGTGGTGCTCTGTGGACCCTCTGTCCGGGTGGCCCAGGTTAGGGACAGGTTGGGTCCCGCTCTGGCCTCCTTGGTCCACCAGACTGTGACCATAGACCGGCCGGGGGCGCTACGCTACTTCCAGGGCCTGGGAAGGGAGTACCTGGGAGTGGTGGGCCGCTCTCAACACTGCCTCATCCAGCTGCACAACCACGGTGGTGTTGCCGGCGAAGCTAGCGCCGGACCAGGACTGGAGGAGATGGTCACAGCCACCAGCTATCGCCTTCAGCGGGGGCTGCAGGTTGTGGTGCGTCAAGGTGACATCACCAAGGAACGGGCGAATGCGCTGGTGAACGCAGCCAATGAGGACCTGGATCACGCTGGTGGCGTGGCTGCAGCTCTAAGCAGTGCGGGGGGGCCTGAGGTACAGCAGGCCAGCAGGGATCTGGTTAGGCAGATAGGGAGAGTACCCACAGGTACAGTGGTACAGACTACAGGAGGGAAGCTGCCTTGTAAGATGCTGCTGCATGCAGTGGGACCAGTAGGGGGCAGCGTAGGTGGAAATGAGCGCCCTCTGCTGGAGAAGACAGTAAAGGCAGCCCTGGATCTGGCAGAGACCCTGGAGCTAGAGACCTTGGCCATGCCCTGCATCAGCTCGGGGATATTCGGTGTTCCTCTGAAGGTGTGCTCTGAGGCCATAGTCTCTGCAGTGAGGGACTTTGGGAGGGAACAGCACATCCTTACCAAGGTCACTCTGATTGATGTGAGTGGAGAGGCAGTGAGAGCCATGCAGGAGGCCTGTGATAGGCTGTTACAGGGGAAGAGGGAGTTTCCTGGGTGGGAGGTAGAGTCCAgccccaccactaccactacacatGCTCCTCAGAGAGACACCACTGCTGCCTCCGCCAGGGGAACAGCCGCTCCAGAGGTCTGTGTCCAGGTGGAGATCATCCAGGGAACCATAGAGAAacaggag GTGGATGCCCTGGTGTCCCCCATGGTTGGTAGTGACCCTCTCTCCTCCCGAGTGGGTAATGTCTTGTCGGAGGCAGCTGGACCAGGGCTGATGACAGCATTTCTGAGGGAATTAGGTGGACGGACTGCACCTGGTGACAACGTCCTGGTGGAGGGACtgtctggtctcagctctggCCGTGTCTTCTTCCTCAGCTGTGCACACTGGGACAACAACCTCCACGGACCAGCAGTACAG GCTCTGAGGCAAGGTGTGAGGAGAGTTCTAGCCTCTTGTGAGATCCGGGGATTCTGTTCTGTTGCCTTCCCTGTAGTTGGAACTGGTGTGGTTCTCCAGTTTCCTCACAACGTGGTAACGCAGGTTCTGCTAGAAGAGGTCCGTAGGTATGAACAGAATCGAGCGAGCAGAACCCCATTCCTTGTCCGCATTGTCGTCCATCCCAATGACAGAGATTCTACCAAG GCTTTCCAGACTTCCCAGAGTGCTTTGCATGTCAGAGGGTTTGTAATGGATGCTTCTCCAGATCAGA CCTCCTTCTATCGCCACGTCTCAACCACTCAGGACGAGGTCTCTGCCACGCTGGGCAGTGTCAAGCTACAGCTGGTCTTTGGCGACATCATCCGTGAGACCACTGATGTCATCGTCAACACCACAGACTTCTCAGCCAACCATTCAG GTGTCTCCAAAGCTATTCTGACTGCTGCGGGTTCCACAGTCCAAGCAGAGTTAGCGCAAG TGGGTGTGCCAGGAGACTTGATGTGCACCACGGGGCCCGGTGCACTGGGCTGCAAGGAGATCGTTCACGTCAGCTTTAAATGCGACACACAGAGGATCAGCAAGGTCTGCGGGAAGATACTGAAACAGTGTGAGAGAAAGGGCTACCGCTCTGCAGCCTTCCCTGCAGTCAACACTG GTGCTGCTCGAGCAGACTCTGGCTCTGTGTGTAAGGCCATGTTGGACGGCATGGCGTCAAGTGTGAGGGATTTGTCCTCCAACATCCTCTCTGTCATCCGCATTGTCGTGCTGCAGAGACCCGTCTTCCAGGCATTCAA gTCAGAGCTGGAGAGCCGACTGGGAGCTATCGCTCCAATCCCAACACTGAAAG AGAGAGCCCAACAGATACTGAAGAAGAAACTGAGGATCGGCTTTTCCTCCCCCTCGCATggctcccttccccctcctcatGCCCTTCCAGGCCTCACCATCACCCCCTGGAGACCGCCCCCGGTGGTGCTGAGCGTGGTGGGGCGCGGGGCGGACGCCATCAGGGGGGCCAGGCGGGAGCTGGAGGCCATCTTGCAGAACCAGCTGACTCAGAGAGATGTGAAGGGAGAGGACCTGTGCATGCTGGGAGAGGTGGAGCTGCAGGCCGTGCAGAAGAATGCCAAGGTCCTGGGAGTGAGCCTGGAGCTAGGTAGAGTTCAGAGGGCAGGAGGGGTGGAAGCTGGGGCTGGAGCTGCGGCTGGAGAGGGGTTTTATGTTCTCCAAGGCCTGAAGGAGGACGTTCTGAGCGTGCGCGAGGTGCTGGACAGTGCGCTCAGTGGCGCCCTCCGTAGGGAGCTGCAAGAGAGAAATGAGGCACTAATGGCCCTCAGTGTCCAGTGGTCTATGTGCAGGCATGGTGACGTTTGGGAGGAGCTGGGGATGCATGACAACTACCATCTGGAGCAGGCACACCTAAGAGGAGATGTCTCAGCAGAGCTAGAGGTCCCAGATGGGAGCAAAGTCAGGGTGAACCTGAAGAACAACATGGCCACTGACTGGAGAACGGGTTGCACCTATAAGATGAAGCGAGAGGAGAGTGCAA AATTGCCATCGTACTGGGATGATATGGCCGCTGGTGAAACGCGGAAGAGAGTGCTGCTCTTGCCTACCTCGTCAGAGTACCAGGCGGTGGCACAGGGATTCCAAAGCACCACGGCAACACAAGTCACCATCCACAAA ATCGAGCGTGTGCAGAATGTATTTCTGTGGCAGGCGTACACATTGTGTGAGCAGCGCATCCGGGCCAAGAACGGAGCAGCGGAGGTAGGGGTAAGGAAACTCTACCACGGGACGGCAGCAACAACCTGTGACGCCATTGAAAGTAATGGATTCGACAGGAGCTATGCTAATA TTACAGCACATGGAGTGGGTGTGTATTTTGCTGTGGACGCCAGCTATTCAACCAATCCCAGATATACCCCTCCTGATGGTTCTGGGCACAGGCGTATGTATGTTGCACGTGTCCTGACCGGGCGCTATACCCTGGGTGACCGCTCCATGAAGTTCACCCCTCGTCGCTCCCCCACAGATTCCGCTGACTGCTATGACAGTCTAGTGGACAACCTGCAGAGACCCAGCATGTTTGTCATCTTCCACGACGACCAAGCGTACCCAGAGTACCTCATCACCTTCATATGA